The DNA window TCGGCGGGGAGCTCGCCGGTGGCGAAGGGGTCGTAGACGGCGTCGTCGCCGTAGACCCACATGGCGTCATAGTGCTCGGCCATCGCCTGGCCGCCGCCTGCGCGCTCCCATTCGCGCTGGGCGGCCTGCGGGGTGTCGAGCACGTCGCGCATGCCCAGCACCGTGGTGGTCCGGCCCCGCTCCTTGAGCATCCGCAGGGCGGGCTTGAGCTCTCCGCCCACGCCGAAGGGGTGGCGGTCCACGATGAACAGGTCCGGCTCGATGACCTCCAGGGCCGCGGAGACCGTGGAGCTGCGCAGCGCGGTCAGCCGCTCCACGGACATGGTCAGCTTGCGGGAGGCGTAGCCCTCCGCAGTGCGGGTGAAGCCGGGGAGCACCAGCCAGTCCCAGCCCGGGGGCAGGGAGTCGTTGGTCGCATCGGGATGTCCGGCGATCAGCAGCCCGCGCACCTGCTCCCCGGTGATGCGCGGGAGGTCGGCGGCCAGAGCGAAGGCGATCGCACGGTTGCGGCGGGCGTGGCCCAGCCCGACCGAGTCATGGGAGTACATGGCGACTGTGATGCTCATGGGTATCAGCCTGGAGGGTCATCATGAGAGCCGGATGAGAGCCGCCTGACGATCCGTGGGTGGATAGAGTGGAGCTTCGCCCGATCAGATCCACGTGAGGAGAACGAATGAAGGTCTTGGTGACCGGCGGAGCCGGCTACATCGGCAGCGTGGTGGCTCAGCAGCTGCTCGCCCAGGAACATGAGGTCCACGTGCTGGACGACCTCTCGGCAGGACACCCCGACGCCGTCCTCTCCGGTGCCCAGTGGCACCACGGCGACCTCTCCGCGGCGGCAGAGATCCTGGACTCCAGCTTCGGCGCGGTCATCCACCTGGCGGCGAAGTCCCTGGTGGGGGAGTCGGTGCAGCATCCGGAGCGGTACTGGCACGGCAACATCGTCGCCTCGCTGGGCCTGCTGGACACCATGCGTGAGGCTGGGGTGAGGCGGCTGGTCTTCTCCTCCACCGCGGCCGTCTACGGCAACCCGCTGCCGGACCTGCCCGGAGGCCTGATCACCGAGGACCACCCCGCAGCCCCGATCAACCCCTACGGCGCCTCCAAGCTGGCCATCGACCATATGCTCACCGCCGAGGCCAACGCTCACGGGTTGGCCGCTGTGAGCCTGCGCTACTTCAACGTGGGCGGAGCCTCCGACGGGCTGCGCGAACGTCACGACCCGGAGACCCACCTCATCCCCAACCTGCTCAAGGCCGCCCAGGGCGAGGGTCAGGGCGCCAAGCTCTTCGGCACCGACTACCCGACGCCGGACGGCACTGCCGTGCGCGACTACATCCATATCCTGGACCTGGCTCAGGCGCACCTGCTGGCCATGGAGTGGGTGCAGCCGGGCACCCACGAGATCTTCAACCTGGGCACCGGCGTGGGATCCAGCGTGCGTGAGGTGATCGACGCCGTCGAGCGGGTCACGGGCAAGGAGGTGCCGGTGACCGAGGAGCCGCGGCGCGCCGGGGATCCGGCGACGCTGGTGGCCTCCGGTCATAAGGCCCGCGAGGTTCTGGGCTGGGCGCCGCGGCACAGCCTGGAGGACATCATCTCCGACGCCTGGGACGCCCTGGAGAGCTGACCAGTTGTGTGGGCACTTTGGGGCGCTCTGAGTGATCCTCGGATGCTCAGAGCGCCCCAAAGTGCCCACACAACGCGGGTTTGGCGGCGGCGGAGACGGCGGCGACGACGGCGACGGAACCGGGCCCGGTTGCCGAGGCTCAGCTGCTGAAGAGCGCCTCGATCTCCTCGGAGAACTCCTCGAGCACCTTGTGGCGCTGCAGCTTCATCGACGGGGTCAGATGGCCCGACTCCTCTGAGAGCTCCGCCGGGACGATCTCGAACTTCCGGATGGACTCCGCGCGGGAGACCTGCTCGTTGGCGTGATCCACCGCCTGCTGGATCTCCTCGCGCACTGTGGGATCAGCCGCAGCCTCCTCCAGGCTGCGCCCGTCCAGAGCCTCGGCATCCAGGGTCACCAGAGCGCCCACGAAGGGCCGGCCATCCCCGACGACGACGCACTGGGCCACCAGCCGATGGGCGCGCACCGCCTCCTCCAGGGGAGTGGGCAGCACATTCTTGCCTCCTGCGGTGACGATCAGCTCCTTCTTCCGGCCGGTGATGGTCAGGAAGCCGTCGGCGTCGAGCTCACCGAGGTCACCGGTGCGGAAGAAGCCGTCGGCGTCGAAGGCCCCCAGCGTGGTCTTCTCCGCGTTGTGGTAGCCGGCGAAGACCACCGGTCCCTTCAGCAGGACCTCGCCGTCCTCAGCGATCCGGACCGTGGCGCCCGGCGCCGGCAGGCCCACGGACCCGATCCGGGTGGCCTCCGGGATGTTCAACGTGATGGGAGCCGTGGACTCGGTCAGCCCGTAGCCCTCCTGGACCGGCAGCCCGATCCCGGTGAAGAAATGAGCGATCTCCGGGTTCAGCGGGGAGGACCCGGAGACGAAGTGAGTGACGTTGCCGCCCATGCGGGCGTGCAGCTTGGAATAGACCAGCTTGGCGAAGAGTGCACGCTTGGCCTTCAGTGCGGCGCTGGGGCCCGCGCCGGTTCCGGCGGCCTGGGCCTGCAGCGCCTGCGAATAGGCGATGGCAGTGGATTTGGCGCTCTCGAACATGCGGCCCTTGCCCTGCGCATGAGCGGTGGCGGAGGCGCCGTGGAAGACCTTCTCGAAGACGCGGGGGACTGCCAGCAGCCAGGTGGGACGGAACGAGCCCAGGTCCTCGGTCAGCCGCTCAGTATTGGGGCTGTGGGCGACCTGGATGCCGTGGTGCAGGCAGATCAGCTGCACGGCCCGGGCCAGTACGTGGGCCAGCGGCAGGAACAGCAGGGTCCGGGACTCGCCTTCGCCCAGGATCTCCTCGGCGAAGGGGACGAGGTTGGCGCCGCCTTCTGCGAGGTTTCGGTGGGTGATGCGCGCGCCCTTGGGCGTGCCGGTGGTCCCCGAGGTGTAGACCAGGGTGGCGACGTCGTCGAGCCCTGCGGCGGACCGAGCCTTCTCCAACAGCTCGTCCGAGACCTCCCCGCCGTGGGATGCGATGGACTCCAGGTCTGCGGTGCTGCCCATCGGCAGGATCTCGACCGCGTGGGAGACCTCCTGCACCGCGTTCTCGACGGTGGGCCGCAGCTGCTCATCGCCGATCAGGACCAGGCCCGCCTCCGAGTGGGAGAGCAGGTGGGTGATCTGACGAGCGGAGCTGGTCTCATAGATCGGGACGGAGACGGCTCCGGCGAACCAGATCGCCTGATCGATCACGGCCCAGGAATAGCTGGTGGCCGACATGACCGCGACCCGATCCCCGGGGTTCAGGCCCAGGCCGATCAGGCCTCTGGCCGTGCGGCGGACCTGCTCCACAAAACTGGTGATGGAGACATCCACCCAGCCGCCGGCGCCGTTGGGCACCGCGTAGACAGCCTGATCCGGTGAGGCGGCCAGCAGCTCCAGCACGCCGTCGGTGACGTTGATCGAATTGTCCAGGTGCGTGACCTGCTCGGTGGAGCTCTCCGTGATGGGCGAGCCCCCAGCGGTGGCATCGGCGGGCTGCTGGGCGTGAGAGTCGGTGGAATTCACATGGGCAGTCTACCTACGCCACAGTTCTGTTCCACAGTAGGGGCTGAGGGTGGGGCTGAGGTGAGATCTGACCAGCGTCGGCTCAGATCCAGGACGGCAGCCACATCCGCAGCCGCCATTGGTCGGTGGGGAGGAGCTCGCCGGTCCACAGGGGCAGGAAGAACACGGAGACCGCTGTGGCCAGCAGGACGAAGCAGAGCACGATCACTGTGTTGCGCCGCTGCAGCTCGCGATGCTGTCTCCGACCGGAACTGTGGCCTGCTCGCAGGACCAGGGCGGCCAGCACCACCACAGTGAGGATGACGAACGGGTGGAAGCTGATCGTATAGAAGAAGAACATCGTGCGGTCTGGGAACAGCAGCCACACCGCACACCCGCCGGCGTAGCCGGCCAGGATCGCGCCGTAGCGCCAGTCCCTGCGGCCCAGCCACAGCAGCAGCACCACCACGACGCCGATCAGTGCGGTCCACCAGATCAGCGGGTTGGCCAGATCCAGGATGGCTGAGGAGCAGGACTCCGCCCGGCAGAGCGCCTCATCGCCCCATGGGACGGTCTCACCCTGCTCATAGGACTGGTAGTGCATGGAGACCGGACGGCCCATGAACAGCCAGGTCCAGGGGGAGGAGGCGTAGTCGTGACCGTCGGTCAGACCCTGATGAAAGCTCGTAGCCTCAGTGTGATACGCCCACAGCGACCGCAGCGGGCCGGGGACCAGCGAGCCCAGCCCTTCGGCGGCATGCTGGGTGTGCCATTGCCGATGCGAGCCGGACGAGGTCATCAGCCAGCCGGCCCAGGAACTCACATAGGTCGCCAGGATCAGCGGCAGCACAGTGACCGCAGCCCACGGCAGATCCCGGGTCAGACCGCTGAGAGCCCAGCGCCGGATGCCTGCGGCGCGGCGGGCCTGCAGATCCCACAGCACCACCATGAGACCGAACACGGCGACGAAGGCCAGCGCGGAGAGCTTGACCGCCGTGGCCGCACCGAGCAGGATTCCAGCGGCGAAGAGCCAGGGGCGCCAGAGCAGCCAGGGCCCGGTGTGACGCGGCCCGGTGTGACCTTGGGGCGGGTCTGGCCGGGCGTGGACCCAGGCGGCCAGTCGGCGTCGGGTGCTGTACCGGTCCATCAGCAGGGCGCCGAAGGCGGCCAGGATGAAGAGCATCAGGAAGATGTCCAGCATGGCCACCCGGCTCATCACCAGGTGGTGTCCTTCCACAGCGGTCAGCACGCCGGCCACTGCACCCAGGAATACGGAGCGGAACATCCGCTGAGCGATCAGGGTGATCAGCAGGACGCTCAGCGTTCCGGCGACGGCGGCAGAGACGCGCCAGCCGAAGCCCGATTCGAACCCGAAGAGGTGGATCCCTAGGGCGATCAGCCATTTGCCCAGCGGAGGATGGACCACGTAGGAACCCTCGTCCGTGGGTGCGGCGGTGCCGGCGAGCCACATGTCATCGGCGCCCTCGGGCCAGACCAGCTCATGACCTGCCAGCAGCAGGGCGTAGGCGTCTTTGGCGTAGTAGGTCTCGTCGAAGATCAGCAGATGCGGGTCGTCCAGACCGCGCAGGCGCAGGGCTGCAGCCAGCACAACGATGAGCAGCGGCACCAGCCAGCCCCAGAGTCCCGGGCGGTAGGGCCGCGCACCCAGCTTCTCCTCCATCGTCGCTATGCTACTTGCACCATGGGACATGACACCGACTCCCTCTGGGAGACACCCATCGTGCTGGCCGCGACTCCGATCGGGAACCTGGGCGATGCCACTGACCGACTGCGACGACTGCTGCTGAGCGCCGAGATCGTCGCTGCTGAGGACACCCGCAGGGCTCGGCATCTCTGCCAGGCCCTGGGGATCACCGCACCAGGGCGCTTTGTGAGCCTGCACGAACACAATGAAGCCTCACGGGCCCAG is part of the Nesterenkonia lacusekhoensis genome and encodes:
- the galE gene encoding UDP-glucose 4-epimerase GalE, which produces MKVLVTGGAGYIGSVVAQQLLAQEHEVHVLDDLSAGHPDAVLSGAQWHHGDLSAAAEILDSSFGAVIHLAAKSLVGESVQHPERYWHGNIVASLGLLDTMREAGVRRLVFSSTAAVYGNPLPDLPGGLITEDHPAAPINPYGASKLAIDHMLTAEANAHGLAAVSLRYFNVGGASDGLRERHDPETHLIPNLLKAAQGEGQGAKLFGTDYPTPDGTAVRDYIHILDLAQAHLLAMEWVQPGTHEIFNLGTGVGSSVREVIDAVERVTGKEVPVTEEPRRAGDPATLVASGHKAREVLGWAPRHSLEDIISDAWDALES
- a CDS encoding AMP-dependent synthetase/ligase — translated: MNSTDSHAQQPADATAGGSPITESSTEQVTHLDNSINVTDGVLELLAASPDQAVYAVPNGAGGWVDVSITSFVEQVRRTARGLIGLGLNPGDRVAVMSATSYSWAVIDQAIWFAGAVSVPIYETSSARQITHLLSHSEAGLVLIGDEQLRPTVENAVQEVSHAVEILPMGSTADLESIASHGGEVSDELLEKARSAAGLDDVATLVYTSGTTGTPKGARITHRNLAEGGANLVPFAEEILGEGESRTLLFLPLAHVLARAVQLICLHHGIQVAHSPNTERLTEDLGSFRPTWLLAVPRVFEKVFHGASATAHAQGKGRMFESAKSTAIAYSQALQAQAAGTGAGPSAALKAKRALFAKLVYSKLHARMGGNVTHFVSGSSPLNPEIAHFFTGIGLPVQEGYGLTESTAPITLNIPEATRIGSVGLPAPGATVRIAEDGEVLLKGPVVFAGYHNAEKTTLGAFDADGFFRTGDLGELDADGFLTITGRKKELIVTAGGKNVLPTPLEEAVRAHRLVAQCVVVGDGRPFVGALVTLDAEALDGRSLEEAAADPTVREEIQQAVDHANEQVSRAESIRKFEIVPAELSEESGHLTPSMKLQRHKVLEEFSEEIEALFSS
- a CDS encoding dolichyl-phosphate-mannose--protein mannosyltransferase, with the translated sequence MEEKLGARPYRPGLWGWLVPLLIVVLAAALRLRGLDDPHLLIFDETYYAKDAYALLLAGHELVWPEGADDMWLAGTAAPTDEGSYVVHPPLGKWLIALGIHLFGFESGFGWRVSAAVAGTLSVLLITLIAQRMFRSVFLGAVAGVLTAVEGHHLVMSRVAMLDIFLMLFILAAFGALLMDRYSTRRRLAAWVHARPDPPQGHTGPRHTGPWLLWRPWLFAAGILLGAATAVKLSALAFVAVFGLMVVLWDLQARRAAGIRRWALSGLTRDLPWAAVTVLPLILATYVSSWAGWLMTSSGSHRQWHTQHAAEGLGSLVPGPLRSLWAYHTEATSFHQGLTDGHDYASSPWTWLFMGRPVSMHYQSYEQGETVPWGDEALCRAESCSSAILDLANPLIWWTALIGVVVVLLLWLGRRDWRYGAILAGYAGGCAVWLLFPDRTMFFFYTISFHPFVILTVVVLAALVLRAGHSSGRRQHRELQRRNTVIVLCFVLLATAVSVFFLPLWTGELLPTDQWRLRMWLPSWI